The nucleotide sequence ATGATGATTATGTAATCTTTTTATGCAATTCCCTCAACTGCTCTTAGTTTACTGTTAAACAGTGAGCCTCACTTTTGGATACGGAAACTCTCTTTCAACCTAACACTATATTTTCTATATTTTAAATACAAATAAATATAAGGAGCAATTATATGGCAAACGTATTTGACAGAATAACTGTTAACCCTGCGATATGTATGGGTGAAGCAACAATCAGGGGAATGAGAATCACTGTGGCTTTTGTGTTGAAACTTATCGCTTCAGGAATGCACAGCGAAGAAATCTTAAAATCTTACCCTGAATTAGAAAAAGATGATTTGAAACAAGCAATAGAATATGCTGCGTGGTTGGCAAGTGAGCGTCACCAGCCATTGATGGTTAACAGGTGAATAAAATTAAGTTTATTGCAGACATTCATATCTCTCCTGTAACCATTGAAGACTTACAGAGAAATGGATATGGTATTCAAAGAGTTACTGAATTTTTACCACCAAATGCAGTCGATGAGGAAATTATTAATTTATCCATTCAGCAGGATGCAATTATAATTACTCAGGATTTAGACTTTTCAAACCTTATTGTTCAACATGGATTAACCAAGCCAAGTGTTATTTCTCTGCGTATTGAAAAACCAACTCCACAAAAAGTAACAGAAATTTTGATGAATCTTTTACCAAGAATAAAAGAAGAATTATTAAAGGGATGCATTATATCTGTTGATGACAATCAATTTCGTATCAGGCAGCTTCCAGTTCGTAAGTAATAAAAATAATTCTGTAAAGTTTTTCCCTCACTTTTTTATTCCATTACTTATCAACTATCTTAATATGCAATTCCCTCAACTGTTCTTCGCTTACTTCGGAAGGACATTCATCCATCAGTGACACTGCACTCGCTGTCTTTGGAAATGCAATTGTATCACGGATCGAATCAACTCCTGCAAACAACATTACCATCCTGTCAAATCCGAATGCAATTCCGCCGTGAGGTGGTGCCCCGTATTTAAATGCATTCATAAGAAAGCCGAATTTTTGTTTTGCTTCTTCATCACTTATTCCTAATGCCCGGAACATTCTGCTCTGCAATTCTGAATTGTGAATCCTGATGCTTCCGCCGGCAATTTCGTTTCCATTTAAAACCAGATCATAAGCCTGTGCTTTTATTTTACCGGGATCTTTTTCCAGCAAATCAATTTCTTCTATCTTCGGAGAAGTGAATGGATGATGCATTGCATAAAATCTTTTCGTTTCTTCATCCCAGTCAAATAATGGAAAATCAGTTATCCATAAAAGCGATGGCAGTGTTTCTGATTTGATCAATTCCAATCGTTTTGCGAGTTCAAGTCTCAACGCACCCATTTGATTGAGAGTAGATTTTTTCTCACCTGCGAGGATTAAAATTAAATCATTCGGTTCCGCTTTCATTGCAGTTAAAAGATTTCTTTTTTCTTCTTCACTTAAAAACTTTGCTGTCGGAGAATCAATTCCGTTAAACTGAACTTTAAACCACACCAATCCTTTTGCACCAAGATTCTTTACAAAGTTTGTAAGTCCGTCAATCTGGCTTCTGCTGAATGCCGCGCTGTTTTGTGCAACAATTCCACAAACAATTCCATCTGAATCTATCACATCTCTGAAAACTTTAAATTCTGACTTTTGAAATACTTCGTTCAGAGTATGAAGTTCCATCTCAAACCTTAAATCTGGTTTATCACTTCCGTATTTTAACATTGCGTCTTCATACGAAAGTCGTTTTAATGGAAGCGATAAATCTACATTCCAGATTTCTTTGAATAATAATTTCATCAGACCTTCAACCATACTAAAAACTTGTTCCTGACTAACAAAAGACATCTCAACATCAATCTGTGTAAACTCTGGCTGGCGATCTGCACGTAAATCCTCATCCCGGAAACATTTTACTATCTGAAAATAACGATCGAATCCTGATACCATTAATAGCTGTTTATACTGCTGTGGTGATTGGGGAAGTGCATAAAACTTTCCTTTATGAATTCTGCTTGGGACAAGATAATCTCTTGCGCCTTCCGGAGTACTTTTCATCAGCACTGGAGTTTCGATTTCAACAAAATTATTTTCATCAAAATATCGCCTGACTAATTGAGCCATTTTATGCCGAAGCAATAAAACTTTTTGAAGAGCTGGTCTGCGTAAATCGAGATACCGGTATTTCAATCTTAGATCTTCAAATGCATCTGTGTCGTCTTTAATTGCAAAGGGAGGAGTATCAGCTTCATTAAGGATGATCAGATTATCAGCAAGTACGTCAATTGTTCCTGTTTCCAATTCCTTATTGACGGCATCATCCGGTCTTCGTCTGACAGTTCCTTCAACAGAAATTACAAATTCGTTTCTCAATTTCTTTGCAAGATCATAAACATCTTTGTTGATATCAGGTTTTGCAGATGTATCGCTTTGCGAGAAAACCACTTGTGTAATTCCATAACGATCTCTCAGCCAGATAAAAATCAAAGCACCAAGATCTCTTCTTCTGTCAACCCATCCATTCAGAACAACTTTTTCACCAATATTATTTTCTCTTAATTCACCGCAGGTATGTGTACGAATTTTAAAACTCATTTAGATCTTTTTCTCCAATATTCTGTTGTTGAATGCGAAAATTAATCATTACAAAAGGGGTAAACAAATAACTCTCTCTTCAAACGATTCTCAATCTTATTATTAAGCTTTTAACTTCATCCCTCCCTTTTCTCTTAAAACGAGGCTGCGTGAAAGTTAATGTTTTGCTACGAGCTTTAGCTCGTGAATTAAGAATAATACAATAGATTGGCTTTAGCCAAATCTCTTTCGGCTAAAGCCAGAAATTAATTTTATTTTTTAAGACCACCACGACTTAAAAGTCGTGGCTAATTAATATTTTTTATACACTTCCTTTTAGGCGAAAGATAAACGCGCGATCTTTTTATTTCGATAGAATGATATTCAAATAATCTATACTCGCTTCACTGCAAAATCATTTATTAGTAAGTTTCAGTTATGAACATTGTAGAATTAATAAAAAAGAAACGAGATGGTGAATCGTTAAGATTAAATGAAATTAATTTTCTTATTTCAAACTACACAAATGGAAACATTCCAGACTACCAGTTCTCTTCCCTTTTAATGACAATACTTTTAAAAGGTATGAATTCCAATGAAACTTCTTCACTTACAAACTCAATGTTAAACAGTGGGAAAATCTTAAATCTTTCTTCTTTAAAAGGATATAAAATTGATAAACATTCTACTGGTGGAGTTGGAGATAAAACTTCTTTAATCATCGCACCAATTGTTGCTTCAACAGGAATTTTTGTACCAATGATATCAGGAAGAGGTCTCGGACATACAGGTGGAACTCTTGATAAACTTGAATCTATTCCAAGATTCAGAACAGACTTGAGTCTTTCAAATGCAATTTCTGTTTTGAAAAAATGCGGTGCAATCTTAATAGGACAAACAAAAGAAATAGCACCAGCAGATAAAATGATTTATGCACTTCGTGATGTAACTGCAACCGTCGAGTCTATTCCATTAATTACTGCAAGCATAATGAGTAAAAAACTTGCGGAAGGAATCGATGGACTTGTGCTTGATATTAAAACCGGTAATGGTGCATTTATGAAAAGTCAGAAAGACTCTGTTGAACTCGCAAATTCATTAATCAATACGGCAAAATCATTTGATAAAAAAGTAATCGCGTTTATTACTGATATGAATCAACCATTGGGAAATTATGTTGGCAACTGGCTGGAAGTTTATGAGTCAATTCACGTTCTTCGGGGAGAAATTAAAAATGATTTGTCTGAGCTATCAATAAAACTGGCTGGTGCAATGATTTATCTTGGGAAAAAAGCAAAATCAATTCAGGACGGAGAAAAAATTGCCAGTAAAAAAATTGAAAATGGCGAAGCATTTAAAAAGTTCGTGGAGATAGTGAAACTTCAGGGTGGTGAAATAAATTATATCGATAATCCTGATCAGTATCCCAAATCAATTTACATCCAAAAAATAAAATCAGTGAGGCGCGGTTATATAGAAACGATAAATACTTATAATATCGGAATGGCTTCTCTGGAGCTCGGTGCCGGCAGAAAAACAAAAGAAGAAAAAATTGATCCGAAGGCAGGGATCGTTTTGTTTAAGAAGATTGGTGATTACGTTAACAAAGGTGATATCATTTGTGAACTCCATTCTGACTCAAAATCAAAAATAAAATCAGCCGAAGATATTATCCTTCGTTCGATAAAATTTTCAAACACAAAACCGACTTTACCAAAACTGATTAAAAAAGTTATAGAGTAAAAAGAAATTAATTTATAAATTATATAAAAGGAGAGAATGTTTATGTTATTTATAATTGCACTAATTGCTGCAGTGGTTGCTTATTTCGTTTACAAGAATGCAAAAAAAAGATTTCAAAAAAATGAAGCCATATTCGCAATGCTTGGTTTTATAGTTGCATTAATCATTGTGCTGTTGCAATGTTTTACCGTAATTCCAGCCGGACATACCGGCGTGATTGATTTTCTTGGTTACGTAAGCGATAATACTTTAAAATCAGGAGTAAATATTATTAACCCAATGGCAAGTATTGAAAAGATGAGCATCAAAACTCAGGAGTTAAAAGAACTGATGAATGTTCCCTCGCAGGAAGGACTAAGTGTTGAACTTGAAATAAGTTTATTATTCAAACTTGATTCTGAAAAAGCTAACCAGATTTATAAATCAGTAGGACCAAATTATGTAGAAATCCTTCTAACACCACAATTTAGATCTGTAGTAAGAGGAGTTACAGCAAGATACGAAGCAAAAGCTCTCTACACTGCATCAAGAGAAAAACTTGCCGGAGAAATTGAATCCGAATTGGAAAAACTGGTTGGACCGAGAGGAATTACTGTCGAACAAGCAGCACTTCGCCAAATAAAGTTACCACCGAGATTAACACAGTCAATTGAAGAAAAATTGCAGGCAGAACAGGAAAGTCAAAGGATGGCTTTCATTCTGAAAAAAGAAGAGCAGGAAGCAGACAGAAAACGAATCGAGGCAAAAGGTATTGCTGATTTTCAGGAAATAGTGTCAAAAGGAATTAGTGAACAATTATTAAAATGGAAAGGTATTGAAGCCACTGAAAAGCTTGCAAATTCACAAAATACAAAGGTTGTGATAATTGGCTCGGGTGAGGATGGACTCCCAATAATACTCGGATCTGATAAGTAATAGTTAAAGATTATTATTCATCCATTGTTCGGATGAAATAGTCTTCATATTTTTGAACTCAAAAGTCAGAAAAATGATTAGACTAATATGATATCAGGTATTCACACTATTAATATACTATTACCAATCTTCTATTTTGCCACTCTGATAGTTTACTTATATGACTTTTTAAAAGGCGAAATAAAACTCGCAAATGTTAAAAGAGTTTTTCTTTTCATCACTCTATTTCTACATTTAATTTATATCGTACTCAGAACTGTTGCCTTTGATCATCCACCAATAACTAATGTATTTGAAATATTTACTATCCTCGCCATAACAATAGCATTTTCTTACTTTCTTGTTGAGTTAGTTTCGGATATTCGTGGGACAGGTCCTTTTATTATTATCCTTCCGTTTCTCTTTCAACTGATATCATCTTTATTCATTCAGGATCTGACAGAGGTGAAAGATGTGTTAAGAAGTAATTTGCTTGGAATTCATGTCATTAGTGCTTTACTCGGTTATTCTGGTTTTACAATTTCTGCTGTGTATGGATTTCTTTATTTGATATTATATAAAGATATCAAGCTTAACAAATTTGGTTTGATCTTCAATCGTCTTCCGAACCTGGAAGTTCTTGAAAGACTAAGTTTGTATTCTGCTGTAATTGGTTTTATTACTTTGACTATTGCAATAATAATTGGAGTAATCTGGCTGCCTATTGCTTTTCCAAAATTTTCATATCTCGATCCAAAGTTAATCGGCACATTGTTAGTGTGGCTGCTCTATGCAATCGGAATTACAAGCAAAATTCTTGGCAAGTGGCGGGGAAAAAAATTAGTTACGCTATCAATTGCAGGATTTGCAGTTGCGATCATATCTACAATTCTTTCAAACTTTTTAGCACAGAGTTTTCATTCTTTTTATTGAGATATGAACTTATTTGCGATATCCATAAATCACAGAACTGCACCGGTTGAATTGCGCGAAGCAGTTTATCTTAAAGAAGATGAAATCCGTCCGTTTATTAATTTTGTAAAAGAAAACCAGATAAAAGAAGGATTGGTTCTTTCTACATGCAATCGTACGGAAATTTTTGGCATTCCTGCAAATAATGAAGCAAGCCATGAAAAATTTCAAAGCCTTCTTCTGAATTTCAAGCCCGCACAAAATATAACTGAAAATAATTTTCAGAAATTTGTGTCAAGGGAAGCGATCAGACATTTATTTTCCGTTGCTACAGGAATTGATTCACTACTTATCGGCGACAACCAGGTTTTCAAACAGGTAAAAGACTCATTTCAAATTTCTGAAGATTCAAATTTTTCCGGTTACATTATGCATAGAATTTTTGACGCTGCAATCAGAGCCGGTAAAAGAGCAATTTCAGAAACTGCAATAAGCGAAGGAGCCGTAACGGTCAGCTATGCTGCTGTTCAGTTAACAGAAAAAATATTTTCAAACTTGAATAAAAAATCTGCACTCGTAATTGGTGCTGGTGAAACTGGTGAGATTGCTGCAAAACATTTATCTGAAAGAGGAATCGGAAATCTTACCGTAACAAACAGAACTCAGAATAAAGCAGAAAGACTTGCAGAAAAATTAAATGCGAAAGTAATCCCTTTTGCAGAATTCAAAGATTCAATCTTTAAGTTTGATATTATTATCAGTGCAACATCAGCTCCAGATATTTTGGTTAGAAAAGATGATATTAAAAGTGCTTTGAAGATGCGAAATAATAATCCAATGATATTAATGGATATTGCCGTTCCCCGTGATATCGATCCGGCAACGAAAGAAATTGATTATGTTTTTTATCACGATCTCGATTCATTGAATATTATCGTCGATCAGAATCTCGCGAAAAGAAAATCAGAAATACCAAAGGTTGAAAAGATAATTGAAGAAGAGCTTGATACATTCTGGGAGTGGTATAATTCACTACAGGCAGCACCAGCAATAAAAGATCTCCGTGATTTTTTTGAAGAAATAAGAAATGATGAAGTAGAAAAAAATAAAAACAAATTCTCTGTTGAAGATCAGGAAAAACTTGACATTGTTACAAAAAGAATCATCAACAAAATTCTCCATCACCCAACTATTGAATTGCGAAAAGCAGGCGATTCTTCTGCTCATCCTGAAGAATCTGTCGCGAAGATTGGAATTATCAAAGAGTTGTTTGGGATAGGTAAAAAGAAGAACGAATGATTGTATGATAGTATGGATGTATGACTTTAAATTTACGCCATCATACAATCATATATCCATACTGTCATACTTTTAGATCAGCACAATAAAAAGAAAGCACATACAATTTGAAAAATAGAATAGTCATCGGTTCGAGAGGTAGTGAGCTTGCGCTTTGGCAGGCTAACTTTGTGAAAAAAGAACTTGAAAAGAAAAATAAAAATGTTTCCGTTGAAATAAAGATAATCAAAACAACGGGCGATAAAATTCTTGATGTTGCACTTTCAAAAATTGGTGACCGAAGTTTATTCACAAAAGAACTTGAAGTCGAACTGCTGAATAAAAAAATTGATCTGGCTGTTCACAGCCTGAAAGATCTCCAAACAGTAATTCCAAAAGGTTTAAAACTTTCCGCAGTTACTAAACGACACAACGTTAATGATGTACTCATAGCAAGAAAAAAAGGAACAACAATTTTTAATCTTCCTGAGAATGCTGTTGTAGCGACAGGTTCATTGAGAAGACGATGTCAGCTTCTTCATATCAGACCTGACTTGAATATTGTTGAGTTGAGAGGGAATGTTCCATCAAGAATAAAAAAATTTCTTGAGTCGGATTGGGATGCTATTATACTTGCAAGAGCCGGTGTTGAAAGATTAAAACTGAACAAGTATATCTCATCAATAATTAAAACTGATGTGATGCTTCCTGCTGTCGGACAAGGTGCGTTGGGAATTGAAACACGAGCAGATAATAAAATTGTAAATAAAATTGTTAAATCAATTCATCATGAAAATACTTACAAAGCTGTTTCAGCCGAACGTGCATTACTTAAAACACTTGAGGGCGGCTGCCAGGTTCCAATAGGTGCATTTGCTGAAATAAAAAAAACGGGATTACATATTGATGCATTAGTCGGATCGCTTGATGGCAGTATTACCTATCGGAAAAAAATTCGCGGGAGTAAAAACAATCCGGAAAATTTAGGAAAAAAATTAGCCAACGAACTATTGAAAGCTGGTGCTAAAACAATTCTTGAGGAAATTTACAAATCAGCGAGAGCAAAATGAACAGACAGAAATTATACACAATATCGTTATTAATAATTGCGGCTTTGATCAGCATTGCTGTATTAACATCTTGCAAATGCCGCACCTGTCAGGATCAGGAACAAGATTCTGTTCCACTTGAAATATTAACCAAAGCTGATTCGTTCATTATTACTTCAACCGGTAAAGAATTTTTTAAAAGCTATATCACACCTGATTTTGCCAGAACCAAACACACTCCACCATACTACGAAATAGCTTATAAATTTTTTATGCCTGATAAACCGTATGTTGATGCAATCATAAAATTCACGGTTGATTCTGTTGGAAATGTGATTAAAAACCGTGACATAGTTGGAATCCCCCGATGTTTAAACTTTCCGGAGGAATGTGATTTTAATATAGATGAACAAACTGCGAGACAGATAGCCGGTAATATGGGTTTGAAAGATGGAGTGAAAGAATGGGACGCTGGATTTATGTGGGATTTCAAATTTAATAGATATGTATGGAGAATTTTATCGACTCTCACTGAACTGGGAAGCGATGAAAATTATAAAGCAACGGGTCAGGAAATGTTAATTGATCCAAACAGTGGAGAAGTGCTTGCATTGAACGACTGGAGAATTAATTAGTTAAACCAACCCGATTGCTTGAAGAAATCGGGTTAGTCATTAAACATATCAATTATGCTAAAAGAGAAACGTGAAATAAAAAGAGAAAGAAAAAGAGAAAAAATTCTCGATGCTGCTGCTGAACTTTTTTCCACAAAGCATTATCACGAAGTAATGATGGATGATGTTGCAAGATTAATTTCTGTTGCGAAAGGAACGGTTTATAATTACTTCACTTCGAAGGAAGAGCTTTATTTTACCATAATGCACACGAGAATGGAAAATTTGCTTTCTATTCTAAAACAAAAAATTGAATCAGAACAGAATAGTATTGATTCGCTTCGCGCTTTTGTCATTCATCTCTATATGTTTATGATGAAACACCGGAAATTCTTTCTCATCTATCAAAGAGAAACTTTAAATAAGCAGAATTCTTTTTGCGAAGACATGATTTCTCATGAGAAACAAATGAAGCAGATGATTATAAATATTATTTCAAAAGGAGAGAAAGATAAAGTTTTCAGAAAAGTTGATGAAGAATTTGCTATCAGCCTGATTTTCGGAAGTATTTATGGTGCGGTTCAAAAAGGAATAAATGAAAAAATTACGGATGATAAAGCAGCAAAAGAAAAAGAAGAAATTTTTGATTTTGTTCTGCACGGACTTTACTCAGGTTTTAACAATATCAAAGAACTTCCGTTAAAAGGAAAGACAATTGTTATAACCAGAACAATTGAACAATCAGAGGAATCTGCTTCTGCACTCACAAGTCTTGGTGCAAATGTGATTATCATTCCAACACTTGATATTGTTCCTCCGTCTGATTGGAGTAAGTTTGATTCAGTGGTTTCTCATTCCGAAAAAATTGATTTTATAATTTTCACTTCGGTTCATGCGGTTCAAATGTTTTTAAAGAGATGTAAAGAAATCGGAGCTTTGATTAACTATAACAGAACAAAAGTTGTTGCCGTCGGAAGTAAAACTTCTGCATATTGTCATAAGAATAATATCAACGTTAATATTGTGCCGGATAAGTTTAGTGCTGAAGGAGTAATCGAGGCATTATCAAAATATAATATGAAGAATAAAGTTGTATTCATTCCCCGCTCAGCAATCGGCAGAGAAGAATTACCGATGGGATTAAAAGAACTTGGTGCGATTATTAAATCGGTGCCGGTTTATAATGTAGCAATTCCTTCCGGTGAAAATGTCAGAACAAATCTTCAACAATTAGATTCAACTAAAGTTGACTTATTTATTTTCACCAGCCCATCTACCTTTGAAAATTTTTTACAGATTGCTGATGTGAAAAATCCATTTCAGTACTTCGGCAAGTTTGACATTGCAGCTATTGGTCCGACGACAAAGGAAGCAATTGAATCAAAAAAAGTTAAAGTGAAAATCCTGCCTGATGAGTTCACAATAAACGGATTAACAAAAAAAATTGTTGAATATTATAATAACCAAAAGGAGAAAATTTGAAATTGCAGAATGATTTAATTTTAAGAGCAGCGAAGCGATTGCCAACAGAACGGACTCCGATCTGGATAATGAGACAAGCCGGAAGATATTTGCCAGAGTACAGAGCAGTTCGCGCAAAACATGATTTTTTAACTATGTGCAAAACACCTGAACTTGCATCAGAAGTTACAATTCAGCCGGTTGATATTATCGGGGTTGATGCAGCAATTATTTTTTCTGACATACTTGTAATTCCCGAAGCAATGGGAATGCATCTAGAAATAAATGAGGGCAAGGGTCCGGTTTTCTCTTCGCCAATCAAGTCAAAAGATGATGTTGATAAACTAAAAGATCCCGATCCATCAAAAGATTTAAAATTTGTTCTCGATGCAATTTCACTTACTAAAAAAGAATTGAACGGAAGGGTTCCTGTAATCGGGTTTGCCGGTGCACCATGGACAATTCTTACTTACATGGTTGAAGGTCATGGAACAAAATCTTTTTCAAAAGTTAAAAGACTTGTTTATGGAAACCCTGAACTTGCTCACTACCTACTTGAAAAAATTACTAAAGCTACTGCTTCTTATTTATCCGCTCAGATTGAAGCCGGGGCAAATCTTGTTCAAATTTTCGATACGTGGGCAGGAATTCTTTCACCAAGAGACTATCAGGTTTTTGCGATGAGATATGTTCATCAATTAATTTCTGAGATAAAGAGAAATGTGGAGCCCATAATTTATTTTCCGAAAGGCGTTCATTACTTAATGCACGAACTCAAGGACATTGGTGCTGATGCAATTAGTGTTGACTGGACACTCGAGCTTGAGAAAGTGAGACGAAAAGTGAACGATAAAGTTGCAATCCAGGGAAATCTCGATCCAACAGTACTTTATGCTGATCCATCATTCATAAAAAGAGAAGCAAGAAAAGTTCTCGAGTCATTCGGCAAGGGTGATGGACACATTTTTAATCTTGGTCATGGTATCCTGCCGGACATTGATCCAGAGAATGTAAAAGTTTTAGTTAATTATGTTAAAGAGGAAAGTAAAGTTTTTCACAATTAGAAGAATAGAACGCTGATGACACAGATATTCGCTGATTTAGATTTTTATCTGCGAGAATCAGTAATATCTGTGTCATCTGCGTTCCATTAAATTTATAGGGAATCACATGTTTGAAGTTGATTTAAAAAAATTCAGGAAATACGATAAACCCGGTCCGAGGTACACAAGCTACCCGACGGCACCGCAGTTCAATGAGCATTTTACTCATTCGGATTTTATTGATGAAATCGTAAAAACTAATTACGGAAAAAATCTTCCCGATCTATCTCTTTACTTTCATATTCCCTACTGCGATACGCTTTGCTTTTTCTGTGGCTGCAATATGCTTGTAACACGAAATCGTGAAAGAATAAACGAGTACATAAAATACGTTCAGAAAGAAATTGATTTGATGAGAACATATCTTCTGCCTGACAGAAAAGTTGTACAGCATCATTGGGGCGGTGGAACTCCAACTCATCTCAAACCGGAAGAAATTAACAAACTTGCTTCATACATAAATCAATCATTCGAGTTTAATGAAAATTCAGAGAATAGCTGTGAGATAGATCCGCGTGATTTAACAAAGGAACATCTTGAAGCTTTACGAAACAATGGCTTTAACAGAATTAGTATGGGCGTGCAGGATTTTAATGAACAAGTTCAGAAAGCTGTCAACAGAATTCAACCAGAAGATTTAACCCGTAAAGTTGTAAACTGGGTGCGAGAATTGAAATTTCACAGTATCAATCTTGATTTGATTTATGGACTTCCATTTCAATCATTGAAATCTTTTACTGACACGGTTGAAAAAATTATTGATATTTCTCCTGACAGAATTGCGTTGTTCAATTATGCTCACGTTCCGTGGATGAAAAAACATATGGCACTCATTCACGAAGAAGATTTGCCGAAGCCGGAAGTGAAACTTGAAATATTAAAAATGAGTATTGAAAAACTCACAAGTGCCGGTTACGAATTTATCGGTATGGACCACTTCGCAAAGCCTGATGATGAATTATCCATTGCAATGCGAGAGAAAAAACTTTACAGAAACTTCCAGGGATATAGCACAAACGCTGGTGCTGATCTTTATGCTTTCGGAATTACTGCGATAAGTCAATTAAAAAATGTTTACGCACAGAACTTCAAGACAGAAAAAGAATATTACACTTCTCTCGATAACGAAACTATTCCAACAGTAAAAGGTTATA is from Ignavibacteriota bacterium and encodes:
- a CDS encoding DUF433 domain-containing protein encodes the protein MANVFDRITVNPAICMGEATIRGMRITVAFVLKLIASGMHSEEILKSYPELEKDDLKQAIEYAAWLASERHQPLMVNR
- a CDS encoding DUF5615 family PIN-like protein; protein product: MNKIKFIADIHISPVTIEDLQRNGYGIQRVTEFLPPNAVDEEIINLSIQQDAIIITQDLDFSNLIVQHGLTKPSVISLRIEKPTPQKVTEILMNLLPRIKEELLKGCIISVDDNQFRIRQLPVRK
- the aspS gene encoding aspartate--tRNA ligase; this encodes MSFKIRTHTCGELRENNIGEKVVLNGWVDRRRDLGALIFIWLRDRYGITQVVFSQSDTSAKPDINKDVYDLAKKLRNEFVISVEGTVRRRPDDAVNKELETGTIDVLADNLIILNEADTPPFAIKDDTDAFEDLRLKYRYLDLRRPALQKVLLLRHKMAQLVRRYFDENNFVEIETPVLMKSTPEGARDYLVPSRIHKGKFYALPQSPQQYKQLLMVSGFDRYFQIVKCFRDEDLRADRQPEFTQIDVEMSFVSQEQVFSMVEGLMKLLFKEIWNVDLSLPLKRLSYEDAMLKYGSDKPDLRFEMELHTLNEVFQKSEFKVFRDVIDSDGIVCGIVAQNSAAFSRSQIDGLTNFVKNLGAKGLVWFKVQFNGIDSPTAKFLSEEEKRNLLTAMKAEPNDLILILAGEKKSTLNQMGALRLELAKRLELIKSETLPSLLWITDFPLFDWDEETKRFYAMHHPFTSPKIEEIDLLEKDPGKIKAQAYDLVLNGNEIAGGSIRIHNSELQSRMFRALGISDEEAKQKFGFLMNAFKYGAPPHGGIAFGFDRMVMLFAGVDSIRDTIAFPKTASAVSLMDECPSEVSEEQLRELHIKIVDK
- a CDS encoding thymidine phosphorylase, which produces MNIVELIKKKRDGESLRLNEINFLISNYTNGNIPDYQFSSLLMTILLKGMNSNETSSLTNSMLNSGKILNLSSLKGYKIDKHSTGGVGDKTSLIIAPIVASTGIFVPMISGRGLGHTGGTLDKLESIPRFRTDLSLSNAISVLKKCGAILIGQTKEIAPADKMIYALRDVTATVESIPLITASIMSKKLAEGIDGLVLDIKTGNGAFMKSQKDSVELANSLINTAKSFDKKVIAFITDMNQPLGNYVGNWLEVYESIHVLRGEIKNDLSELSIKLAGAMIYLGKKAKSIQDGEKIASKKIENGEAFKKFVEIVKLQGGEINYIDNPDQYPKSIYIQKIKSVRRGYIETINTYNIGMASLELGAGRKTKEEKIDPKAGIVLFKKIGDYVNKGDIICELHSDSKSKIKSAEDIILRSIKFSNTKPTLPKLIKKVIE
- a CDS encoding prohibitin family protein — its product is MLFIIALIAAVVAYFVYKNAKKRFQKNEAIFAMLGFIVALIIVLLQCFTVIPAGHTGVIDFLGYVSDNTLKSGVNIINPMASIEKMSIKTQELKELMNVPSQEGLSVELEISLLFKLDSEKANQIYKSVGPNYVEILLTPQFRSVVRGVTARYEAKALYTASREKLAGEIESELEKLVGPRGITVEQAALRQIKLPPRLTQSIEEKLQAEQESQRMAFILKKEEQEADRKRIEAKGIADFQEIVSKGISEQLLKWKGIEATEKLANSQNTKVVIIGSGEDGLPIILGSDK
- the ccsA gene encoding cytochrome c biogenesis protein CcsA translates to MISGIHTINILLPIFYFATLIVYLYDFLKGEIKLANVKRVFLFITLFLHLIYIVLRTVAFDHPPITNVFEIFTILAITIAFSYFLVELVSDIRGTGPFIIILPFLFQLISSLFIQDLTEVKDVLRSNLLGIHVISALLGYSGFTISAVYGFLYLILYKDIKLNKFGLIFNRLPNLEVLERLSLYSAVIGFITLTIAIIIGVIWLPIAFPKFSYLDPKLIGTLLVWLLYAIGITSKILGKWRGKKLVTLSIAGFAVAIISTILSNFLAQSFHSFY
- a CDS encoding glutamyl-tRNA reductase codes for the protein MNLFAISINHRTAPVELREAVYLKEDEIRPFINFVKENQIKEGLVLSTCNRTEIFGIPANNEASHEKFQSLLLNFKPAQNITENNFQKFVSREAIRHLFSVATGIDSLLIGDNQVFKQVKDSFQISEDSNFSGYIMHRIFDAAIRAGKRAISETAISEGAVTVSYAAVQLTEKIFSNLNKKSALVIGAGETGEIAAKHLSERGIGNLTVTNRTQNKAERLAEKLNAKVIPFAEFKDSIFKFDIIISATSAPDILVRKDDIKSALKMRNNNPMILMDIAVPRDIDPATKEIDYVFYHDLDSLNIIVDQNLAKRKSEIPKVEKIIEEELDTFWEWYNSLQAAPAIKDLRDFFEEIRNDEVEKNKNKFSVEDQEKLDIVTKRIINKILHHPTIELRKAGDSSAHPEESVAKIGIIKELFGIGKKKNE
- the hemC gene encoding hydroxymethylbilane synthase, with product MKNRIVIGSRGSELALWQANFVKKELEKKNKNVSVEIKIIKTTGDKILDVALSKIGDRSLFTKELEVELLNKKIDLAVHSLKDLQTVIPKGLKLSAVTKRHNVNDVLIARKKGTTIFNLPENAVVATGSLRRRCQLLHIRPDLNIVELRGNVPSRIKKFLESDWDAIILARAGVERLKLNKYISSIIKTDVMLPAVGQGALGIETRADNKIVNKIVKSIHHENTYKAVSAERALLKTLEGGCQVPIGAFAEIKKTGLHIDALVGSLDGSITYRKKIRGSKNNPENLGKKLANELLKAGAKTILEEIYKSARAK